The Gillisia sp. Hel_I_86 genome has a segment encoding these proteins:
- the pepE gene encoding dipeptidase PepE, whose translation MKNAILASTSTLHGQNYLSYLLPEIAKLFKNCAEIVFIPFARPGGITHDEYTGSVKKVLKTISINVKGLHEFENKEQALREAQGVFTGGGNTFLLVDKLHRNNLMMPLREQILEGTPYLGSSAGTNIGGLTMQTTNDMPIIYPPSFKTLGVVPFNINPHYLDPDLNSKHKGETRETRIKEFHTLNTQPVIGLREGSWLEIKDENIILRGTPSARIFTVGKEPMELVSNSNLSEII comes from the coding sequence ATGAAAAATGCCATATTAGCAAGCACTTCCACCTTGCACGGACAAAATTACCTATCCTATTTATTACCAGAAATTGCAAAACTCTTCAAGAATTGCGCCGAAATAGTTTTTATTCCCTTTGCCAGACCGGGTGGAATCACCCATGATGAATATACCGGTAGTGTAAAAAAGGTCTTAAAAACCATATCTATAAATGTAAAAGGGCTTCATGAATTTGAAAATAAAGAGCAGGCTTTAAGAGAAGCTCAAGGGGTATTTACAGGCGGCGGAAATACTTTTTTGTTGGTAGATAAATTACATAGAAACAATTTAATGATGCCTTTGCGAGAACAAATCTTGGAGGGCACTCCTTATCTTGGCAGCAGTGCAGGAACCAATATTGGAGGACTTACAATGCAAACCACCAATGACATGCCAATAATTTACCCACCGAGTTTTAAAACGTTGGGAGTGGTGCCTTTTAATATAAATCCGCATTATTTAGATCCAGACCTAAACTCAAAACATAAGGGCGAAACCCGTGAAACCCGAATCAAGGAATTTCACACGTTAAACACACAACCGGTTATTGGCTTAAGGGAAGGAAGCTGGTTGGAAATTAAAGATGAAAACATCATTTTAAGAGGCACCCCTTCAGCAAGGATATTTACAGTGGGTAAAGAGCCAATGGAACTAGTTTCTAATAGCAATCTTTCGGAAATTATATAA
- a CDS encoding DUF6702 family protein, producing the protein MKIKLALVLLFIGFSSFKTNHKFYVSVTEIEYNEKAESLQIISRVFIDDLEDLLQTRYDKSIRLGKSNESTEVHDYIKKYLNKKIEVQLDGKSVEVNYLGKEYEDDMVLLYLEISKVSSFKKIGLKNALLTDMFSEQKNLVHVTYKGSTKSLILNKAKQEDVLNFSD; encoded by the coding sequence ATGAAAATTAAATTAGCCCTGGTCCTTCTTTTTATTGGCTTTTCTTCATTTAAGACCAATCATAAATTTTATGTGAGTGTTACAGAAATTGAATACAATGAGAAAGCTGAAAGCCTTCAAATAATTTCCCGCGTTTTTATAGACGATCTGGAAGATCTCCTTCAAACCAGATATGATAAATCTATTCGTTTAGGGAAATCCAATGAAAGTACTGAAGTTCACGACTACATCAAAAAATACCTGAATAAGAAAATTGAAGTTCAGCTGGATGGAAAGTCTGTGGAGGTCAATTATCTTGGGAAAGAATATGAGGATGATATGGTACTGCTTTATTTGGAAATTTCAAAAGTGTCTTCGTTTAAAAAGATCGGGTTAAAAAATGCACTTTTAACAGATATGTTCAGTGAGCAAAAAAATCTGGTGCATGTTACCTATAAAGGTTCTACAAAAAGTTTGATCCTCAATAAAGCTAAACAAGAAGATGTGTTAAATTTTAGCGATTGA
- a CDS encoding M1 family metallopeptidase, with protein MRKFKSAMLVFFLVLSTGMYAQETEAPKEEVKEMGHTNQNQFRQLYEEFSTPNQYRTASGAPGAAYYQNQADYKMDIELDDKTQKLTGVETITYHNNSPDDLEYLWVQLDQNIRSKNSVAIEKNGSGIAPVSQPGTFANQFLDEPFDGGFNIESVTKDGKALAHTINFTMMRVDLPQPLKAGESTSFSIKWWYNVNNHVTDRARSGYEHFPKDGNNVYVIAQFFPRMAVYNDVEGWQNMQFWGNGEFALPFGNYEVNITVPADHILDGTGEIQNRKDVYTKEMMKRYEQAKKSYDKPVIIVTQAEAEAAEKQFSDKKKTWKLKATMVRDFAFSTSRKFVVDMMNVDVMGKDVMAVSMYPKEGNPLWEEYSTRAVATTLTSYSKHTFQYPYHKAISVHAKNQGMEYPMICWNYGRPEEDGTYSDRVKFGMISVIIHEVGHNFFPMIVNSDERQWGWMDEGLDTFMQYLAEQDFGKQYPLAISPESAYPSRRGIPSKIVPYMKGDQKYIAPIMSNPENVFQLGNNAYGKPATALNILRETVMGHELFDFSFKTYAQRWMFKHPTPEDFFRTMEDASGVDLDWFWRGWFYGTDYVDIGVKNVKKYFVTDKATKEGLAMLERYGVTDPDSMNLVYVVEEGGEGFSEDMKSKNALENAPQLNEYLMDNFTAEERAKMKSPMYFYEITFDKPGGLVMPLIVEYTYADGTTKNVTYPVQVWRKNDTEVSKAIASDKEITKVVVDPNMETADVNLDNNSWPQEAKESKFEQFKKEAGE; from the coding sequence ATGAGAAAATTTAAATCTGCCATGTTGGTGTTTTTCTTGGTTCTTTCTACAGGAATGTATGCTCAGGAAACTGAAGCTCCCAAGGAAGAAGTAAAGGAAATGGGCCATACAAATCAAAATCAATTTAGGCAACTTTATGAGGAGTTTTCAACTCCCAATCAATATAGGACTGCTTCAGGGGCGCCAGGTGCTGCTTATTATCAGAATCAGGCGGACTATAAAATGGATATTGAGTTGGATGATAAAACTCAAAAACTTACCGGGGTAGAAACTATAACTTACCACAATAATTCCCCAGACGATTTAGAATATTTATGGGTGCAGCTGGATCAGAATATCCGTTCTAAAAATTCTGTAGCTATAGAGAAGAATGGGAGCGGGATAGCTCCTGTAAGTCAGCCGGGAACTTTTGCAAATCAGTTTTTGGACGAACCTTTCGATGGTGGTTTCAATATAGAATCTGTTACCAAAGATGGGAAAGCCCTTGCGCACACTATTAACTTCACGATGATGCGTGTAGACTTGCCACAGCCGTTAAAAGCTGGGGAAAGCACTTCCTTTTCTATCAAATGGTGGTACAACGTTAACAACCATGTTACAGATAGGGCCAGATCTGGATACGAGCATTTTCCCAAAGATGGGAACAATGTTTATGTAATTGCTCAATTCTTTCCGAGAATGGCAGTTTACAATGACGTAGAAGGATGGCAAAATATGCAGTTCTGGGGCAATGGTGAATTCGCGCTTCCTTTTGGAAATTACGAAGTGAATATTACCGTTCCTGCAGATCACATCTTAGATGGAACTGGGGAAATTCAGAATAGAAAAGACGTTTATACCAAAGAGATGATGAAAAGGTATGAGCAAGCTAAAAAATCGTATGATAAGCCTGTAATTATTGTTACCCAAGCTGAAGCAGAAGCTGCTGAAAAGCAATTTTCAGACAAGAAGAAAACATGGAAGCTTAAGGCTACTATGGTAAGGGATTTTGCATTTTCTACCTCAAGAAAATTTGTAGTGGATATGATGAATGTAGATGTTATGGGGAAAGATGTAATGGCTGTTTCTATGTACCCTAAAGAAGGAAACCCTTTGTGGGAAGAATATTCTACAAGGGCTGTAGCTACAACCTTAACATCTTATTCTAAACACACTTTTCAATATCCATATCATAAAGCAATTTCTGTCCACGCAAAGAATCAAGGGATGGAATATCCAATGATTTGTTGGAATTACGGACGTCCGGAAGAGGATGGTACTTATAGTGACCGAGTGAAATTTGGGATGATAAGTGTCATTATCCATGAGGTTGGACACAACTTTTTTCCAATGATCGTAAATTCAGATGAGCGCCAGTGGGGATGGATGGATGAAGGTTTAGATACTTTTATGCAATATTTAGCTGAACAAGATTTTGGAAAACAATATCCTTTGGCTATTTCTCCAGAATCTGCTTATCCATCTAGAAGAGGGATACCGTCTAAGATCGTTCCTTACATGAAAGGAGATCAAAAATATATTGCACCTATCATGTCCAATCCTGAGAACGTGTTCCAATTAGGAAACAATGCTTATGGAAAGCCTGCAACAGCGCTTAATATTTTGAGGGAAACGGTAATGGGTCACGAGCTTTTTGACTTTTCTTTTAAAACCTATGCGCAACGTTGGATGTTCAAGCACCCAACTCCAGAAGATTTCTTTAGAACAATGGAAGACGCTTCTGGCGTAGACCTGGATTGGTTCTGGAGAGGTTGGTTCTACGGTACAGACTATGTAGATATAGGAGTTAAAAATGTTAAGAAATATTTTGTTACAGATAAGGCTACCAAAGAAGGATTGGCAATGTTGGAACGTTATGGGGTTACAGATCCAGATAGCATGAATTTAGTGTATGTAGTTGAAGAAGGTGGCGAAGGCTTTTCTGAAGACATGAAATCTAAAAATGCCTTGGAAAATGCTCCACAATTGAACGAATACTTGATGGACAACTTTACTGCTGAAGAGCGTGCAAAAATGAAGTCTCCTATGTATTTCTACGAGATCACTTTTGATAAGCCGGGTGGATTGGTGATGCCTTTGATAGTTGAATATACCTATGCAGATGGAACCACTAAAAATGTGACATATCCAGTACAAGTTTGGAGAAAGAATGATACTGAAGTTAGTAAAGCAATAGCAAGCGATAAGGAAATTACTAAAGTAGTGGTAGATCCCAACATGGAAACTGCCGATGTGAACTTGGATAACAACAGCTGGCCTCAAGAAGCTAAAGAGAGCAAATTTGAACAGTTTAAGAAAGAAGCTGGAGAGTAA
- a CDS encoding twin-arginine translocase TatA/TatE family subunit: MITLPLFISGAEIGFIIFILVMVFGADKIPDIARGLGKGMRTLRNASNDIKSEITKSAEKQGISKDVSLDVQNEISKIKEDIDEITGSVKRRF; encoded by the coding sequence ATGATAACACTTCCATTATTTATAAGTGGTGCCGAAATTGGCTTTATAATATTTATATTAGTCATGGTTTTTGGTGCCGATAAAATACCGGATATCGCTAGAGGTCTTGGTAAAGGCATGCGCACACTGCGTAATGCATCCAACGACATTAAAAGTGAAATCACCAAGAGCGCCGAAAAGCAAGGTATTAGTAAAGATGTCTCTTTAGATGTTCAAAATGAAATCAGCAAAATAAAAGAGGATATAGACGAAATTACAGGATCGGTAAAACGTAGGTTTTAA
- a CDS encoding phosphatase PAP2 family protein, whose product MLEHLNKWDRELFVYLNSLGIEEYDSFWIFVTNIKHWIPLYLLFFILFFVAFHKKKALFNSAFLLSSFLTTLAFTNFVKGLAGRLRPNNDPELLDLIRILQTPENYSFFSGHASSSFVVTTFVVLSLREKYKWIYIFYIWPIIFIMSRVYVGVHYPLDLIVGAIVGIVFGFIFYKLYLVSGKRFY is encoded by the coding sequence ATGCTGGAGCATTTAAATAAATGGGATAGGGAACTTTTTGTTTATTTAAACAGTCTGGGAATTGAAGAATACGATAGCTTTTGGATCTTCGTAACCAACATAAAGCATTGGATCCCTCTTTATCTTCTGTTTTTCATTCTATTTTTTGTTGCCTTTCATAAAAAGAAGGCACTTTTTAATTCTGCTTTCTTATTATCCTCCTTTCTTACCACCTTGGCGTTCACTAATTTTGTGAAAGGTTTAGCTGGAAGGCTCAGGCCAAATAACGATCCTGAGTTGTTGGATCTAATTAGAATTTTACAAACTCCCGAAAATTACAGCTTCTTTTCCGGTCATGCATCATCTTCTTTTGTAGTAACAACCTTTGTGGTCTTGAGCTTACGGGAAAAGTATAAATGGATTTATATTTTTTATATATGGCCAATCATTTTTATAATGAGCAGGGTATATGTTGGAGTCCACTATCCATTGGATCTTATAGTGGGAGCTATTGTTGGAATAGTGTTTGGATTTATCTTTTACAAATTATATCTCGTATCGGGAAAAAGGTTCTATTAA
- a CDS encoding O-methyltransferase: MHFLPEAIESYTVSHTQAEPDILAQLTRETYQKVLQPRMLSGHYQGRLLSILSKIIGPTTILELGTFTGYSAICLAEGLKENGTLHTLDVNEELQTIQNKYFKLSGYSAKIHQHLGEALLILPTLDIKFDLVFMDADKPNYPAYFDLIIDKLNPGGILLTDNVLWSGKVVESLKEDDESTKALLAYNKMVATDARLETIMLPIRDGLSLSRKKA, from the coding sequence ATGCATTTTCTTCCCGAAGCAATAGAGTCTTATACCGTTTCACACACTCAGGCCGAGCCTGATATTTTGGCTCAATTAACCAGGGAAACTTATCAAAAAGTGCTTCAACCAAGAATGCTCAGCGGGCATTATCAAGGCAGGCTGTTAAGCATCCTTTCCAAAATTATTGGCCCTACAACAATACTGGAACTGGGAACCTTTACTGGCTATTCTGCGATTTGTTTGGCCGAAGGATTAAAAGAAAACGGAACACTGCACACTTTAGACGTGAACGAGGAATTACAAACAATTCAGAATAAATATTTTAAACTATCTGGTTATAGTGCTAAAATCCATCAGCATTTAGGGGAAGCTTTACTTATTCTACCAACATTGGACATTAAATTTGACCTTGTTTTTATGGATGCAGATAAGCCCAATTATCCCGCATATTTCGACTTAATTATTGACAAATTAAACCCTGGAGGGATCTTGCTAACAGATAATGTGCTTTGGAGCGGAAAGGTTGTAGAAAGTTTAAAGGAAGATGATGAATCTACCAAAGCCCTTTTGGCATACAATAAAATGGTAGCAACAGATGCTCGATTGGAAACCATCATGCTTCCTATAAGGGATGGCTTAAGCTTAAGCCGAAAGAAAGCTTAA
- the kynU gene encoding kynureninase, with the protein MKFENTLEFAMKLDDEDKLAAYKNEFIFPKVNGKEVIYFTGNSLGLQPRSAKKYVDEVMEDWGNLAVEGHFYADKPWWDYHERFSAKLGKVVGGKPSEITVMNTLTVNLHLLMATFYKPQGKRFKIICEEKAFPSDQYMIASQVKFHGYTEDGAVVKIEKRKNEHFFRTEDVLAKIEEVGEECALVLLGGVNYYSGQVLDMETITKAGHAIGAKVGWDLAHAAGNIELKLHDWDVDFAAWCSYKYMNSGPGNASGCFIHEKYHGRNDITRLEGWWGHNKKRRFLMEPEFKPEPNAHAWQISNAPILAMAPYLASLEMFDEVGMPALIEKRNKIVAYLEFILHEIDKDVDASFEIITPSNQEERGTQLSVFLHGEGKELFNYLMENGVITDWREPNVIRLAPAPFYCSFQDMYNFGQMLKKGIQNLNPH; encoded by the coding sequence ATGAAATTTGAGAACACCCTAGAGTTTGCAATGAAATTGGATGATGAGGATAAATTGGCTGCCTATAAAAATGAATTTATTTTTCCGAAGGTAAATGGGAAAGAAGTGATCTACTTTACAGGCAATTCTCTAGGACTTCAGCCTAGATCTGCAAAGAAATATGTAGATGAAGTGATGGAGGACTGGGGAAACCTTGCAGTAGAAGGACATTTTTATGCAGATAAACCTTGGTGGGACTATCACGAAAGATTTTCAGCTAAACTGGGAAAAGTAGTGGGAGGAAAGCCAAGTGAAATTACGGTGATGAATACGCTTACCGTAAACCTTCATTTATTAATGGCTACTTTTTATAAGCCCCAAGGAAAACGGTTTAAGATCATTTGTGAAGAAAAAGCCTTTCCCAGCGATCAATATATGATTGCTTCGCAAGTTAAATTTCATGGCTATACAGAAGATGGAGCGGTAGTAAAAATAGAGAAGCGCAAGAACGAGCATTTTTTTAGAACGGAAGATGTACTTGCTAAAATTGAAGAAGTAGGAGAGGAGTGTGCTTTAGTGCTCCTTGGAGGAGTTAATTACTATTCGGGACAGGTCTTGGATATGGAAACCATAACGAAAGCTGGACATGCCATTGGTGCCAAAGTGGGATGGGACCTTGCCCATGCTGCGGGAAATATAGAACTAAAATTACACGACTGGGATGTGGATTTTGCTGCTTGGTGCAGTTATAAATACATGAATTCTGGTCCCGGGAATGCTTCTGGCTGTTTTATCCATGAGAAATACCATGGTAGAAATGATATAACTAGATTAGAAGGTTGGTGGGGCCATAACAAGAAACGTCGTTTTTTAATGGAACCGGAATTTAAGCCAGAGCCTAACGCCCATGCGTGGCAAATTAGCAATGCGCCTATTTTGGCAATGGCTCCATATTTGGCCTCTCTCGAGATGTTTGATGAAGTAGGAATGCCAGCACTTATAGAAAAAAGGAACAAGATTGTGGCTTATCTTGAATTTATCTTACATGAAATTGATAAGGACGTGGATGCCAGCTTCGAAATTATAACACCTTCTAATCAAGAAGAAAGAGGTACTCAATTATCTGTTTTCCTTCATGGTGAAGGGAAAGAGCTTTTCAATTACTTAATGGAAAATGGAGTAATCACAGATTGGCGGGAGCCAAACGTTATTCGCTTGGCTCCGGCACCATTTTACTGCTCTTTTCAAGATATGTACAATTTTGGACAGATGCTTAAGAAGGGTATTCAAAATTTAAACCCTCACTGA
- a CDS encoding lmo0937 family membrane protein, translating to MRDLIWLIVVLLIIGWLIGYFAFPDLGSIIHILIVIAVILVLYKLLTGRRL from the coding sequence ATGAGAGATTTAATTTGGCTTATCGTAGTACTATTAATCATAGGATGGTTAATCGGATATTTTGCCTTCCCAGATTTAGGTAGCATCATCCACATCTTAATTGTAATTGCAGTAATACTTGTTTTATACAAACTTTTAACTGGAAGAAGATTATAA
- a CDS encoding alkene reductase has protein sequence MKENQPLLESYKLEDITLNNRVVMAPMTRNRADNNENAPTKLHAEYYKQRSGAGLIITEGSQISERAMGYINTPGIYTDAQTEGWKKVTTAVHEAGGKIFIQLWHCGRMSHPKFHDGDKPLAPSAVNPNEKSYTPDGFEDTVEPKAMTLAEIKETIQEFKKAAQNAKEAGFDGVEIHSSNGYLIHQFFNKNANTRTDEYGGSYQNRARFFFEVIDAVNEVWEETKIGVRLNPSLHKAFGITATEETIPTFNYIVEKLNAYNLAYLHLSEPFTDVSEVDFLVSEIAKHYRPIYQGTLMINGGFDQEKGNKVIKDGHADLVAYAKLYISNPDLPTRFEKNADLNKWDEDTFYTPGAKGYTDYPALKEETVDE, from the coding sequence ATGAAAGAGAATCAACCATTATTAGAATCATATAAATTAGAAGATATTACTTTAAACAACAGAGTCGTTATGGCTCCAATGACAAGAAATAGGGCAGACAACAATGAAAATGCTCCCACAAAGCTACATGCCGAATATTACAAACAACGAAGCGGGGCAGGATTAATAATTACTGAAGGCTCCCAGATCTCGGAAAGAGCTATGGGCTATATAAACACCCCTGGGATTTATACCGATGCTCAAACCGAAGGCTGGAAAAAAGTGACCACCGCAGTTCATGAAGCAGGTGGGAAAATATTTATCCAATTATGGCATTGCGGGCGAATGTCCCACCCAAAATTTCACGATGGAGACAAACCTTTGGCACCAAGTGCCGTTAATCCCAATGAGAAATCCTATACCCCAGATGGGTTTGAGGATACCGTAGAACCAAAGGCGATGACGCTTGCAGAGATCAAGGAAACCATCCAGGAATTTAAAAAAGCAGCACAAAATGCCAAGGAAGCAGGTTTTGACGGAGTTGAGATCCACTCTTCCAACGGATACCTCATCCATCAATTTTTCAATAAAAATGCAAATACACGAACAGATGAATATGGGGGAAGCTATCAAAATAGGGCACGATTCTTTTTTGAAGTAATAGATGCCGTTAATGAAGTTTGGGAGGAAACTAAAATTGGGGTTCGGCTAAACCCTTCTTTACACAAAGCTTTCGGAATTACAGCTACAGAAGAAACAATTCCAACCTTCAATTATATCGTGGAAAAATTGAATGCCTATAATTTAGCTTACCTTCATTTATCTGAACCATTTACAGATGTTTCTGAAGTAGATTTCTTGGTTTCAGAAATTGCCAAACATTACAGGCCCATTTATCAAGGAACTTTAATGATCAATGGAGGTTTCGATCAAGAAAAAGGAAACAAGGTGATAAAAGATGGCCATGCAGATCTGGTAGCGTATGCCAAGCTGTACATTTCCAATCCGGATCTTCCTACTAGGTTCGAAAAAAATGCCGATTTAAACAAATGGGACGAAGACACATTCTACACTCCAGGAGCAAAAGGATATACCGATTATCCAGCATTAAAGGAAGAAACCGTGGACGAATAA
- a CDS encoding FAD-dependent oxidoreductase has product MQKPKNIAIIGSGLVGSLLAIYLKKRGHKVTVFDRRQDVRKVEFSGRSINLAMSNRGWSALRKVGIEDEIREIALPLDKRALHVNEKPIYFQKYGKEGEAIYSISRGVLNRKMIDLAEETGAKFRFEEKVWDVNLAEAKIYTGASEKAEWQEYQFDMVFGADGAFSRVRHKMQRRSRFNYSQNFIDVGYKELSIPANADGSHKLDNASFHIWPRGEFMLIAMPNLDGSFTCTLFMPFEGAISFEKIKTEADAEQFFSNYFPDIKSDISNLTRDFFKNPTSAMVTMKCYPWTYWDKVALVGDSAHAIVPFYGQGMNAGFEDISVLDELIEKHEDDWEMIFKEYQESRKPNTDAIAELSYRNFVEMSSKTANPQFILRKKIEKHFAEKYPEKWIPLYSRVTFSDKPYADALAIGEEQRDIMDEVMNIEGIEDKWESVEVDKLILKLLQSNSGKP; this is encoded by the coding sequence ATGCAGAAACCTAAAAATATCGCCATTATTGGCTCCGGGTTAGTTGGTTCTTTACTTGCCATTTATTTAAAAAAAAGAGGTCATAAAGTAACGGTGTTTGATCGTAGGCAGGATGTGAGAAAAGTAGAGTTTTCAGGAAGGTCCATAAACTTGGCGATGTCCAATAGGGGCTGGAGTGCTTTGCGAAAAGTTGGGATAGAAGATGAAATACGAGAAATAGCGTTGCCGTTGGATAAACGTGCGTTGCATGTAAATGAGAAACCCATTTATTTTCAAAAATACGGAAAAGAGGGAGAAGCAATTTATTCCATTTCTCGTGGAGTGCTCAATAGAAAGATGATCGATCTTGCTGAAGAAACAGGAGCTAAATTTAGATTTGAAGAAAAAGTCTGGGATGTGAATTTGGCCGAAGCTAAAATTTATACAGGGGCGTCTGAGAAGGCAGAGTGGCAAGAATATCAATTTGATATGGTTTTTGGAGCCGATGGCGCTTTCTCAAGGGTACGCCATAAAATGCAGCGAAGAAGCAGGTTTAACTATTCCCAAAATTTTATAGATGTTGGTTATAAGGAGCTAAGCATTCCGGCCAATGCAGACGGATCTCATAAATTGGACAATGCCTCTTTTCATATTTGGCCCAGGGGAGAGTTCATGCTTATAGCAATGCCTAATTTGGACGGCAGTTTTACGTGTACGTTATTTATGCCATTTGAAGGAGCCATTTCTTTTGAAAAGATTAAAACCGAGGCCGATGCAGAACAATTTTTTAGTAACTATTTCCCTGATATCAAATCTGATATTTCCAATTTAACCCGGGATTTCTTTAAAAACCCAACCAGTGCAATGGTAACCATGAAATGTTATCCTTGGACTTATTGGGATAAAGTTGCATTGGTTGGCGATTCTGCCCACGCTATAGTTCCTTTTTATGGACAGGGTATGAATGCGGGATTTGAAGATATTTCTGTCCTGGATGAACTTATTGAAAAGCATGAAGACGATTGGGAAATGATATTTAAAGAATACCAAGAAAGTAGAAAGCCTAACACAGATGCCATTGCAGAATTAAGTTACAGGAACTTTGTGGAGATGAGCAGCAAGACTGCAAACCCACAATTTATTCTTCGGAAAAAGATCGAAAAGCATTTTGCCGAAAAATATCCCGAAAAATGGATTCCTTTATATTCCAGGGTCACTTTTTCAGATAAACCTTATGCTGATGCCCTTGCAATAGGGGAGGAGCAACGGGATATTATGGATGAGGTTATGAATATTGAAGGAATAGAAGATAAATGGGAAAGTGTGGAAGTAGATAAACTGATCTTGAAATTACTACAATCTAATTCGGGTAAACCCTAA
- the msrA gene encoding peptide-methionine (S)-S-oxide reductase MsrA: protein MKSILLITFSIVLLACGNGNTKTATNPKIANAEPVEVPVQDNMAKAYFASGCFWCVEAIYESLNGVSEVISGYSGGHTENPTYEASNTGKTGHAEAVEVIYDPEVVSFETLVKVYYGSQNPTQVNGQGPDNGSQYRSIIFFQNNEQKNMIDKVSAEVAKRYDKPLAAEILPFQKFWIGEDYHQNYEKLHPENPYIQNVSIPRYNKFKKKFPELLKPNAH, encoded by the coding sequence ATGAAGTCTATTTTATTAATTACATTTTCAATTGTCCTATTGGCTTGCGGAAATGGAAATACCAAAACTGCAACCAATCCAAAGATTGCCAACGCAGAGCCTGTAGAGGTGCCGGTTCAGGACAATATGGCCAAGGCTTATTTTGCCAGTGGCTGTTTTTGGTGCGTAGAAGCAATTTACGAAAGCCTTAATGGCGTTTCTGAAGTTATTTCGGGTTACTCGGGAGGCCATACCGAAAATCCTACTTACGAAGCTAGCAATACCGGCAAAACAGGTCATGCGGAAGCTGTAGAGGTGATCTATGATCCGGAAGTGGTAAGTTTTGAAACACTTGTAAAAGTATATTATGGTTCACAAAATCCAACCCAAGTAAATGGCCAAGGACCAGATAATGGGTCCCAATACCGTTCCATCATCTTTTTTCAGAACAATGAGCAAAAGAATATGATAGATAAGGTTTCTGCGGAAGTTGCCAAGCGCTATGACAAGCCGTTAGCCGCAGAAATATTGCCTTTCCAAAAATTTTGGATTGGAGAAGATTATCACCAGAATTACGAAAAATTACACCCGGAGAATCCTTATATTCAAAATGTGTCTATCCCGAGATATAATAAGTTCAAGAAAAAATTTCCTGAATTACTAAAGCCAAATGCGCATTGA
- a CDS encoding zinc ribbon domain-containing protein, giving the protein MAKKTEVTVEEKLRALYDLQLIDSRIDEIRNVRGELPLEVEDLEDEVAGLNTRIQKHDTDLEVIENDIKTKKILIEDAKASIKKYAEQQKNVRNNREFNALSKEVEFQELEIELAEKHIKEYRASIEQKKEFIGQTKEKLEDRQKHLVHKKGELDEILAETQKEEDMLTKKSNDFETQIENRLISAYKRIRNNVKNGLAVVPVERGASGGSYFTIPPQVIVEIASRRKIITDEHSGRILVDEDLAKEEQEKMEKMFSKF; this is encoded by the coding sequence ATGGCAAAGAAAACCGAGGTTACTGTAGAAGAGAAGTTAAGAGCATTGTACGATCTTCAGTTAATTGACTCTAGAATAGACGAAATTAGAAATGTACGAGGTGAACTTCCTTTAGAAGTAGAAGATTTAGAAGATGAAGTAGCCGGATTAAATACACGTATACAAAAGCATGATACAGATCTAGAGGTTATTGAAAATGACATCAAAACCAAAAAGATCCTTATCGAGGATGCCAAAGCATCTATCAAAAAATATGCTGAACAACAGAAAAATGTTCGTAACAACCGTGAATTCAATGCACTTAGCAAGGAAGTAGAATTTCAAGAACTTGAAATAGAACTTGCAGAAAAGCACATTAAAGAATACAGGGCTTCTATTGAGCAGAAAAAGGAATTTATTGGGCAAACCAAAGAGAAATTGGAAGATCGCCAAAAACACTTAGTGCACAAAAAAGGAGAACTGGATGAAATTTTAGCTGAAACCCAGAAAGAGGAAGACATGCTAACCAAAAAATCCAATGATTTCGAAACTCAAATCGAAAACAGGCTTATTAGTGCTTACAAGAGGATTAGAAACAATGTAAAGAATGGTTTGGCTGTAGTTCCTGTAGAAAGGGGAGCCTCTGGTGGATCTTACTTTACTATTCCCCCACAAGTTATCGTTGAGATTGCAAGCAGAAGAAAGATTATTACAGATGAGCACAGCGGTAGGATCCTAGTTGATGAGGATTTGGCAAAAGAGGAACAAGAAAAAATGGAAAAAATGTTTTCTAAGTTTTAG